In a single window of the Streptacidiphilus sp. P02-A3a genome:
- a CDS encoding RHS repeat-associated core domain-containing protein → MAWSAVIAAWAVGIGLVFGQSASALPASHTPVTSGKVKVQPDLGKSVTGLTRVPVKEVHTSKAADSTFVPSHTAWPAAAGGALALGTPGARASASGPASVATGTPVWAQAVAPAHGGYSGPTALGVGVQSRTLSARLGVSGPVWTLSDTSGTPHGKGNVRVGLDYGAFSQSLGGNYALRLHLVELPACALTTPQLAKCRVETPLASMTDAKSSSVSAVISLGSSGGAVDAAYSTSPGTRTADVSSAVYTARAPQAVTAEAASTSGAATVIAATDSTGQEGGAGGSYASTLSSAGSWAQSGSSGGFTYTYDVQVPAASTPLAPDASLSYDSGSVDGKTAVTQAQSSWVGDGWSTDESSINQQFTPCDDTPEGSAGSVTTNDECYAGPILTLSLNGSSTSIVYDASTGKYRLSDDNGATVQKVTGSNNGSGTYDTSYWVITERDGTTYYFGRNQLPGWASGKATTNSVDSERVYAAHSGDPCYNSTAASSYCTMAYQWHLDYVTTVTGAAMAYYYNQDTNYYAAYGGADNGSSSVQYTRDSYLAHVDYGFTTATGPYGTVPDKVVYNTAGRCTSTSANCGTSETSANAAYYPDVPFDLICGSGATCGNQAPSFFSTVRLASITTEQYSVASSGYVTVDTYALTQTEPNTGDATSATLWLSTVQRTASDTTAGGSTSPITTPPVTFTGSALENRVSTSTYPGMFRYRITDITTETGENIGVSYTLPFACNTSANPSANAGSCIPEYWTPQGYISPMLDWFNKYAVSEVLDTDTTGGSEALETDYSYAGPAWHYDDDETTQAKYRTWGEFRGYQQVTTTTGNGASDARTEQVNSYYQGMDGDWLSPTSTRSVSLTDSQGGTHTDSDQLAGKLLESTSYLGDGGGVDHSAIYSYWVSPATATRTRSGLPDLTANTTGTAEEWTRQRLTDGGTVSWRYGETDSSYDANPSDANFGLPTYLYTHSVPVNPAYDQCTATAYAPANTTLNLVGLPASSETDSVACSGFTEGSVPSVPNGLNTLGAPAGVTRPDQVVKATETFYDDPTFATAFPQKAAPTLGLATMTRVATGYSGGAFTWRTKTQNTYDGTYHRVASSTDGNGNTTSTGYTVNAAGLTTGQTLTQPTVNGVAHTSSVTFDPERNLQLTSTDVNGVVTTTQYDALGRVTSVWKDSRPTTSLANVTNTYTESNKSISGVVTNTLNDNSGYLTSVTINDSLGRPRQTQTYTPQGGRLIDDTFYDSRGWVAKRNTDYWDSTTTPTLALVSVADNQVAQQDVYTYDGLGRQVYDTSEKNGVVVTTTTTVYNGDTTTVIPPTGGVVKATRSDALGRTVEVDDYSTAPTLTTPSNTTTGIFYLTGGTTTATTYGYDGHSQQSTTTDAKGDKWTTTYDLAGDAVSKSDATAGATTMAYDADGNLLQTEDSRGDYTSYTYDALDRKTAEFAAPSSGQVAYTSTTSPGNETASWVYDNANNAVSGMTDAIGQTTTTTSYTGGYPYVEQAVGFNVFGESLGEETIIPSGAQGTTLGKTWKITHTYTSVLGLLFTDGYGLGGGLPAETVTHTYNNQDMPNGLATTSYSYVYGTTYSAYNQVAQVQLGGSTSDFATVSDTYDPHTGNLTDQLVTRSTTTPASVDDTSYSYDPSGNITQQTEARLGSGTTAETQCFSYDGLDRLTAAWTATDKCAATPTSGNDSTVGDGISGGTYWTSWTFDAIGNRLTQDQHSLTSGTSDTVTTNTYSSTQPNTVTGTTNTGGSTSSTSYGYDSTGDTTTRDTSTGNQTLSWDNDGQLTKVANATTNASTSYVYDADGNLLLQVDPSGTTLYLGSEQVTVAGSTTTGVRYYGAPGGTTIVRTGTGSLYDFEIADQHGTSTLYLDSTAQTPTWRQFDPYGNARGVSSSWIDNRTFLDKTTDPVTGLTDDGARFYDATLGRFISLDPVFEATSSQQLNGYSYAGDNPVDQSDPTGLYESGCSGDDPTCTLRTVTTSTGQQVVDGHPGDDYQATHSDWQSYDDGAIIYHHHQALSEQQYQAEQQQDYEREYRADQQQIAAEQKAAAAAQSGWFSSFQHFARETASVLSDASSVAGVISAAAAIATPFCGPLAEACFTVATAAGAISTGLAGAAAVSDLAGGDMQDAEANGVVFGVGLVTGGLGAVPGKIAEAAPFLKDGISGVITRAGEDAEKSSWGNGHYSAKLINRAAAIGMGLPGALAGADGLCQEHFGC, encoded by the coding sequence ATGGCGTGGAGTGCCGTGATCGCCGCCTGGGCCGTCGGCATCGGTCTGGTCTTCGGGCAGAGCGCCAGTGCGCTCCCCGCCTCCCATACCCCGGTGACCAGCGGCAAGGTGAAGGTGCAGCCCGATCTGGGCAAGTCCGTCACGGGTCTGACACGCGTCCCGGTCAAGGAGGTGCACACCTCGAAGGCCGCTGACAGCACGTTCGTCCCGTCGCACACCGCCTGGCCCGCGGCCGCGGGAGGGGCGCTCGCCCTGGGTACGCCCGGCGCCAGGGCGTCGGCCTCCGGTCCGGCGTCCGTCGCGACCGGGACTCCCGTGTGGGCCCAAGCGGTTGCCCCCGCGCACGGCGGCTACAGCGGGCCCACCGCCCTCGGCGTGGGCGTCCAGTCCCGTACGCTGTCGGCCCGGCTGGGCGTGTCCGGTCCGGTGTGGACGCTGTCGGACACCAGCGGTACGCCGCACGGCAAGGGCAACGTCCGGGTCGGCCTCGACTACGGCGCCTTCAGCCAGTCGCTCGGCGGCAACTACGCCCTTCGTCTGCACCTGGTCGAACTGCCCGCGTGTGCGCTGACGACCCCGCAGCTGGCGAAGTGTCGTGTCGAGACGCCGCTGGCGTCGATGACCGACGCCAAGTCCTCCAGCGTCTCGGCGGTGATCAGCCTCGGTTCCTCCGGCGGTGCCGTCGACGCGGCGTACTCCACCAGCCCCGGCACGCGGACGGCTGACGTGTCGTCCGCCGTGTACACGGCGCGGGCCCCGCAGGCGGTGACCGCCGAAGCCGCGTCCACCTCGGGCGCGGCGACGGTCATCGCGGCGACCGACTCCACCGGCCAGGAGGGCGGCGCGGGCGGCAGCTACGCCTCGACCCTGTCCTCGGCCGGGTCCTGGGCGCAGTCCGGCTCGTCCGGTGGCTTCACCTACACCTACGACGTGCAGGTTCCGGCGGCCTCGACCCCGCTGGCCCCGGACGCCTCGCTCTCCTACGACTCGGGCAGCGTGGACGGCAAGACCGCCGTCACGCAGGCGCAGTCCTCCTGGGTCGGCGACGGATGGAGCACGGACGAGTCCTCCATCAACCAGCAGTTCACCCCCTGCGACGACACTCCGGAAGGCAGCGCGGGCTCCGTCACCACCAACGACGAGTGCTACGCCGGTCCGATCCTGACGCTGTCGCTGAACGGGTCCTCGACCTCCATCGTCTACGACGCCTCCACCGGCAAGTACCGCCTTTCGGACGACAACGGCGCCACGGTGCAGAAGGTGACCGGCTCGAACAACGGCTCAGGCACCTACGACACCTCGTACTGGGTGATCACCGAGCGCGACGGCACCACCTACTACTTCGGCCGCAACCAGCTGCCGGGCTGGGCCTCGGGCAAGGCCACCACGAACTCGGTGGACAGCGAGCGGGTCTACGCCGCGCACTCCGGCGACCCCTGCTACAACTCCACGGCCGCCAGCAGCTACTGCACCATGGCCTACCAGTGGCACCTGGACTACGTCACCACCGTGACCGGCGCCGCGATGGCCTACTACTACAACCAGGACACCAACTACTACGCGGCCTACGGCGGCGCGGACAACGGCTCGTCCTCGGTCCAGTACACCCGCGACTCCTACCTCGCCCACGTGGACTACGGTTTCACCACCGCGACCGGCCCGTACGGGACCGTCCCGGACAAGGTCGTCTACAACACGGCCGGGCGCTGCACCTCGACCAGCGCCAACTGCGGCACGTCCGAGACGTCCGCGAACGCCGCGTACTACCCGGACGTCCCGTTCGACCTGATCTGCGGCTCGGGGGCGACCTGCGGCAACCAGGCCCCGTCGTTCTTCTCGACGGTCCGACTGGCCTCGATCACGACCGAGCAGTACTCCGTCGCGTCGAGCGGCTACGTCACCGTCGACACCTACGCGCTGACCCAGACCGAGCCGAACACCGGTGACGCCACCAGTGCCACCCTGTGGCTCTCCACGGTCCAGCGCACCGCGTCCGACACCACGGCGGGCGGCTCGACCTCGCCGATCACCACTCCGCCGGTCACCTTCACGGGTTCCGCGCTGGAGAACCGCGTGAGCACGTCCACCTACCCGGGCATGTTCCGCTACCGGATCACCGACATCACCACCGAGACCGGCGAGAACATCGGCGTCTCCTACACGCTGCCGTTCGCGTGCAACACCTCGGCGAACCCGTCCGCCAACGCCGGCTCCTGCATCCCGGAGTACTGGACGCCGCAGGGCTACATCAGCCCGATGCTGGACTGGTTCAACAAGTACGCGGTCAGCGAGGTGCTGGACACCGACACCACCGGTGGCTCCGAGGCCCTGGAGACCGACTACTCGTACGCGGGCCCGGCCTGGCACTACGACGACGACGAGACCACCCAGGCCAAGTACCGCACCTGGGGCGAGTTCCGCGGCTACCAGCAGGTGACGACCACCACCGGCAACGGGGCGAGCGACGCCAGGACCGAGCAGGTCAACAGTTACTACCAGGGCATGGACGGGGACTGGCTCTCCCCGACTTCCACCCGCAGCGTCTCGCTGACCGACTCGCAGGGCGGCACCCACACCGACTCCGACCAGCTGGCGGGGAAGCTGCTGGAGTCCACCTCCTACCTCGGTGACGGAGGCGGAGTCGACCACTCGGCCATCTACTCCTACTGGGTCTCCCCGGCCACCGCGACCCGGACCCGCTCCGGCCTGCCGGACCTGACCGCCAACACCACCGGCACCGCCGAGGAGTGGACGCGGCAGCGACTGACCGACGGCGGCACCGTCTCGTGGCGCTACGGCGAGACGGACAGCAGCTACGACGCCAACCCGTCGGACGCGAACTTCGGTCTGCCGACCTATCTCTACACGCACTCCGTGCCGGTCAACCCGGCGTACGACCAGTGCACCGCGACGGCCTACGCACCCGCGAACACCACCCTCAACCTGGTGGGCCTGCCCGCGAGCTCCGAGACCGACTCGGTAGCGTGCTCCGGCTTCACCGAGGGTTCGGTCCCCTCGGTCCCGAACGGCCTGAACACCCTCGGCGCGCCCGCCGGCGTGACCCGGCCCGACCAGGTCGTGAAGGCCACCGAGACGTTCTACGACGACCCGACCTTCGCCACCGCCTTCCCGCAGAAGGCCGCGCCCACCCTGGGTCTGGCCACCATGACCCGGGTCGCGACGGGCTACAGCGGCGGCGCGTTCACCTGGCGCACCAAGACGCAGAACACCTACGACGGGACTTACCACCGCGTCGCCAGCTCCACGGACGGAAACGGCAACACCACCAGCACCGGGTACACGGTCAACGCGGCCGGTCTGACGACTGGTCAGACACTCACCCAGCCGACCGTGAACGGCGTCGCGCACACCAGCTCGGTCACCTTCGACCCCGAGCGGAACCTGCAGCTCACGTCGACGGACGTGAACGGCGTCGTCACGACCACGCAGTACGACGCACTGGGCCGAGTCACCTCGGTCTGGAAGGACTCGCGCCCGACCACCAGTCTGGCCAACGTGACCAACACCTACACGGAGTCGAACAAGTCGATCTCCGGCGTGGTCACCAACACCCTCAACGACAACAGCGGCTACCTGACCTCGGTCACCATCAACGACTCGCTGGGCCGGCCGCGCCAGACGCAGACCTACACCCCGCAGGGTGGACGTCTGATCGACGACACCTTCTACGACTCGCGAGGATGGGTCGCCAAGAGGAACACCGACTACTGGGACTCCACCACCACACCGACGCTCGCGCTGGTGTCGGTGGCCGACAACCAGGTCGCCCAGCAGGACGTCTACACCTACGACGGCCTCGGACGGCAGGTCTACGACACCTCCGAGAAGAACGGCGTCGTGGTCACCACCACGACGACGGTGTACAACGGCGACACCACGACCGTGATCCCGCCCACCGGCGGCGTGGTCAAGGCGACGCGCTCCGACGCCCTCGGGCGCACCGTCGAGGTGGACGACTACTCGACCGCGCCCACCCTGACCACCCCGTCCAACACGACCACCGGGATCTTCTACCTGACCGGTGGCACGACGACAGCCACCACGTACGGGTACGACGGCCACAGCCAGCAGTCGACGACCACCGACGCCAAGGGCGACAAGTGGACCACGACGTACGACCTGGCCGGTGACGCCGTCTCGAAGTCGGACGCGACCGCAGGTGCCACGACCATGGCCTACGACGCCGACGGCAACCTGTTGCAGACCGAGGACTCCCGAGGTGACTACACCTCGTACACCTACGACGCGCTCGACCGGAAGACGGCCGAGTTCGCCGCGCCGTCCTCGGGGCAGGTGGCCTACACCTCCACCACGTCGCCCGGCAACGAGACGGCGTCCTGGGTGTACGACAACGCCAACAACGCCGTCTCCGGCATGACCGACGCGATCGGGCAGACCACCACGACCACGTCGTACACCGGCGGCTACCCGTATGTGGAGCAGGCGGTCGGGTTCAACGTCTTCGGCGAGTCCCTGGGCGAGGAGACGATCATCCCGTCCGGCGCGCAGGGCACCACGCTCGGCAAGACGTGGAAGATCACGCACACCTACACCAGCGTCCTCGGCCTGCTGTTCACCGACGGCTACGGCCTCGGCGGCGGCCTTCCGGCCGAGACGGTCACCCACACCTACAACAACCAGGACATGCCCAACGGCCTGGCCACCACCTCCTACAGCTACGTCTACGGCACCACCTACTCCGCCTACAACCAGGTGGCGCAGGTCCAGCTCGGCGGCTCCACCAGCGACTTCGCCACCGTGTCGGACACCTACGACCCGCACACAGGCAACCTGACCGACCAGCTCGTCACCCGCTCCACCACCACCCCGGCGAGCGTCGACGACACCTCCTACAGCTACGACCCTTCCGGGAACATCACCCAGCAGACCGAGGCCCGCCTCGGCTCCGGCACCACCGCCGAGACCCAGTGCTTCAGCTACGACGGGCTGGACCGGCTCACCGCGGCCTGGACCGCGACCGACAAGTGCGCGGCCACACCGACGAGCGGCAACGACTCGACGGTCGGTGACGGCATCTCCGGCGGCACGTACTGGACCAGCTGGACCTTCGACGCCATCGGCAACCGGCTGACCCAGGACCAGCACTCCCTGACCAGCGGCACCAGCGACACCGTCACCACCAACACCTACTCCAGCACCCAGCCCAACACGGTCACGGGCACCACGAACACGGGAGGGTCCACCAGCTCCACCAGCTACGGCTACGACAGCACCGGCGACACCACCACCCGCGACACCAGCACCGGGAACCAGACCCTGAGCTGGGACAACGACGGCCAGCTCACCAAGGTCGCCAACGCGACGACCAACGCGAGCACGTCGTACGTCTACGACGCCGACGGCAACCTGCTGCTCCAGGTCGACCCGAGCGGCACCACGCTCTACCTCGGCAGCGAACAGGTCACCGTCGCCGGTTCCACCACCACGGGCGTCCGCTACTACGGCGCCCCGGGCGGGACGACGATCGTCCGGACCGGCACCGGCAGTCTCTACGACTTCGAGATCGCCGACCAGCACGGCACCAGCACCCTGTACCTCGACTCGACGGCCCAGACGCCCACCTGGCGCCAGTTCGACCCGTACGGCAACGCCCGCGGGGTCAGCTCCAGTTGGATCGACAACCGCACCTTCCTCGACAAGACCACGGACCCGGTCACCGGTCTGACGGATGACGGCGCACGCTTCTACGACGCCACTCTGGGGCGCTTCATCAGCCTCGACCCGGTGTTCGAGGCGACCAGCAGCCAGCAGCTGAACGGATACAGCTACGCCGGTGACAACCCCGTCGACCAATCGGACCCGACCGGACTGTACGAGAGCGGATGCAGCGGCGATGACCCCACCTGCACCCTGCGCACCGTCACCACCTCCACCGGGCAGCAGGTCGTGGACGGCCATCCTGGCGACGACTACCAAGCGACGCACAGCGACTGGCAGTCCTACGACGACGGCGCGATCATCTACCACCACCACCAGGCGCTCAGCGAGCAGCAGTACCAGGCCGAGCAACAGCAGGACTACGAGCGGGAGTACCGGGCCGACCAGCAACAGATAGCGGCTGAGCAGAAGGCGGCCGCAGCGGCGCAGAGCGGATGGTTCAGTTCCTTCCAGCACTTTGCCCGCGAGACCGCGTCGGTCCTCTCGGACGCAAGCTCCGTGGCCGGCGTCATCTCAGCCGCGGCTGCGATCGCGACCCCCTTCTGCGGCCCTCTCGCGGAGGCCTGCTTCACCGTGGCCACGGCTGCCGGTGCCATTTCGACCGGCCTGGCCGGAGCCGCGGCCGTCAGCGACCTGGCGGGCGGTGACATGCAGGACGCCGAGGCGAACGGCGTGGTCTTCGGCGTCGGGCTCGTGACCGGCGGCCTGGGGGCCGTACCCGGGAAAATCGCAGAGGCGGCTCCTTTCCTGAAGGACGGAATTTCCGGAGTCATCACCAGGGCGGGCGAAGACGCCGAGAAATCCAGCTGGGGCAACGGCCATTACTCAGCGAAATTGATCAACAGGGCAGCGGCAATCGGCATGGGGCTCCCCGGGGCACTGGCCGGCGCGGACGGGCTTTGCCAAGAACACTTTGGCTGCTAG
- a CDS encoding TetR/AcrR family transcriptional regulator: protein MPRAGLTPAAVIDAGAGLADEVGFANLTMGLVAERLGVRTPSLYKHIDSLDALRRGIAIQAKSELTHTVARAAVGQYGPDAVRAFADAYRRWALDHPGRHAATVRAPADDDEEDRRVSNEAVQVLYDVLGGFKLHDARIVDAARSLRAAIHGFTALEAADGFGLTRDVTRSYHFLIESLITGLQADQLGHSTSPKGDHDDPHPSEHRYHGTGTTTPD from the coding sequence GTGCCTAGGGCGGGCCTTACTCCAGCCGCGGTCATCGACGCCGGGGCGGGGCTCGCCGACGAAGTCGGCTTCGCCAACCTGACCATGGGCCTGGTGGCCGAGCGGCTCGGCGTGCGGACACCCTCGCTCTACAAGCACATCGACTCCCTGGACGCCCTTCGTCGCGGCATCGCCATCCAAGCCAAGAGCGAACTCACGCACACGGTGGCCCGGGCAGCCGTCGGCCAGTACGGCCCCGATGCGGTCCGCGCGTTCGCCGATGCCTACCGCCGCTGGGCCCTCGACCACCCCGGCCGCCACGCCGCCACCGTTCGCGCACCCGCAGACGATGACGAGGAGGACCGGCGTGTGAGCAACGAAGCTGTGCAGGTCCTGTACGACGTCCTTGGCGGCTTCAAGCTGCACGACGCCCGTATCGTCGACGCCGCCCGATCGCTACGGGCGGCGATCCACGGCTTCACCGCCCTCGAAGCCGCCGACGGCTTCGGTCTGACCCGCGACGTCACCCGCAGCTACCACTTCCTCATCGAGAGCTTGATCACCGGTCTGCAGGCCGACCAACTCGGCCACTCCACCTCCCCGAAGGGCGACCACGACGACCCACACCCGTCCGAGCACCGGTATCACGGAACAGGGACGACGACCCCCGACTGA
- a CDS encoding alpha/beta fold hydrolase codes for MTEYLTVDDGKIAYEVTGGGPLVVLVPGIGNNRDAYRFVTPRLVEAGYRVAVVDLRGCGESSAQWPSYTRTDIAGDLIAVIRRLGGPAVLVGHSISGGAATIVAAQAPDLVTGIVELAPFTRKQTFKLGDLRVSRYRKGTVRMIGTMLGSLASWKSYLGLACPGKKPADWTADLARIDAMLREPGRMKALQKMTQAAPADAGAQLANVHCPALIVEGSLDPDWADPQAEGEAIVAAMPTGIARLTMIEGAGHYPHVQHPDEVASLVIAFLQANARA; via the coding sequence ATGACTGAATACCTCACCGTCGACGACGGAAAGATCGCCTACGAGGTGACCGGCGGGGGGCCGCTGGTCGTCCTGGTCCCGGGCATCGGCAACAACCGCGACGCATACCGATTCGTCACGCCGCGACTGGTCGAGGCCGGCTACCGGGTCGCGGTCGTCGACCTGCGCGGTTGCGGCGAGTCGAGCGCGCAGTGGCCGTCCTACACCCGCACCGACATCGCCGGCGATCTGATCGCGGTGATCCGCCGACTCGGAGGTCCGGCGGTACTGGTCGGCCACTCGATCTCCGGCGGTGCCGCCACCATCGTGGCCGCCCAGGCTCCCGACCTGGTCACCGGCATCGTCGAACTGGCACCGTTCACCCGCAAGCAGACGTTCAAGCTGGGTGACCTGCGGGTCAGCCGCTACCGCAAGGGCACGGTCCGCATGATCGGCACCATGCTCGGCAGCCTGGCGTCCTGGAAGAGCTACCTCGGCCTCGCCTGTCCCGGAAAGAAGCCGGCCGACTGGACCGCCGACCTCGCCCGGATCGATGCCATGCTGCGCGAGCCCGGCCGGATGAAGGCACTGCAGAAGATGACCCAGGCCGCACCGGCCGACGCCGGCGCTCAACTGGCGAACGTGCACTGCCCGGCTTTGATCGTCGAAGGCTCGCTCGACCCCGACTGGGCCGACCCGCAAGCCGAGGGCGAGGCGATCGTGGCCGCCATGCCGACCGGAATCGCCCGCCTCACGATGATCGAGGGGGCCGGCCACTACCCGCACGTGCAGCACCCCGACGAAGTGGCGTCCCTCGTGATCGCCTTCCTGCAGGCCAACGCCCGTGCCTAG
- a CDS encoding SDR family NAD(P)-dependent oxidoreductase produces the protein MNKAKTLTTKTALVTGASRGIGRATAERLARDGALVAVHFARNDAAAKHVVADIEADGGQAFAVRGDLGSTDFAALLDDVDAGFANLGAPAGLDILVNNAGTTVMKGVDTMTPTEFDTLFATNVRAPFFLVQGVLDRLHDGGRVVNLSSAVTRIAIPDILAYTMTKGAIDTFTRVLAQALGPRGITVNAVAPGYVLTDMNAWLIENPDGQREASSNVALGRIGRPADIADVVAYLVSDDARWITGQTLDASGGTAL, from the coding sequence ATGAACAAAGCCAAAACCCTGACAACCAAAACGGCCCTGGTGACCGGCGCGAGCCGGGGCATCGGGCGTGCCACGGCTGAACGATTGGCCCGCGACGGTGCGCTGGTAGCAGTACATTTCGCCCGGAACGACGCTGCGGCCAAGCACGTTGTCGCCGACATCGAAGCCGACGGCGGCCAAGCCTTCGCCGTTCGTGGTGACCTCGGATCGACCGACTTTGCCGCCCTCCTGGACGACGTGGACGCGGGCTTCGCCAACCTCGGCGCTCCCGCCGGACTGGACATCCTCGTCAACAACGCCGGCACGACCGTCATGAAGGGCGTCGACACCATGACGCCCACGGAGTTCGACACCCTCTTCGCCACCAACGTGCGCGCCCCGTTCTTCCTGGTCCAAGGCGTCCTCGACCGGCTGCACGACGGCGGCCGCGTCGTCAACCTGTCCTCGGCCGTGACCCGGATCGCGATCCCCGACATCCTGGCCTACACCATGACCAAAGGCGCCATCGACACCTTCACCCGCGTACTCGCCCAAGCCCTCGGCCCGCGCGGCATCACCGTCAACGCCGTAGCCCCCGGCTATGTACTGACCGACATGAACGCCTGGCTCATCGAAAACCCCGACGGCCAGCGCGAAGCCTCGTCCAACGTCGCTCTCGGTCGCATCGGCCGCCCCGCCGACATCGCCGACGTCGTCGCCTACCTCGTCAGCGACGACGCCCGCTGGATCACCGGCCAAACCCTCGACGCCAGCGGCGGCACCGCCCTCTAA
- a CDS encoding IS1182 family transposase, translating into MWVRDRLDGLWCDEDFADWYPRDGRPGLSPAQLATVCVLQFLLGLSDRQAAEAVRCRIDFKYAMAIELDDPGFHHSVLGDFRERLAQDDRADRLLDLALARLKEAGLVGERTTQRTDSTHVLAAVRDLTRLELVTEAVRAALEEVARTAGHLLVGLVDEDWGRRYGRPVRLGKNPTRPKTRILAAGDDACRLLEVLQRSGAAYGSGPQAEALRQIVVQNYYRDAAGRLCWRTAEDGGLPPSSSAVVSPYDVTARYVRHGHIIRWKGFAAHLTETCASDSVNLITDVATTSAATNDGQALPGIHTRLARRGLLPAEHLVDGGYTSLVHLERAAREHEITVTGPLPGNPTRQHRRSEGFDRDDFHIDFGRRQVTCPRGQVSAGWHGPYPTSSPTAAPLIVARFTKGQCQPCPDRPRCTSSSDARNVGFPPQELRDLQVRVRAEQQTPEWKARYAVRSGVEGTINEFAHGHGMRRCRYRGQPKAHLQHVLTAIAVNIERLSSQPETEKPSSSRPPTTFQTFLDQQSIPRSKSWRTLGT; encoded by the coding sequence ATGTGGGTGCGGGACCGGCTGGACGGGCTGTGGTGCGATGAGGACTTCGCGGACTGGTATCCGCGCGACGGGCGTCCGGGGCTCTCGCCTGCCCAACTGGCTACCGTCTGCGTGCTGCAGTTCCTGCTTGGCCTGTCGGACCGGCAGGCAGCGGAGGCGGTCCGGTGCCGCATCGACTTCAAGTACGCGATGGCCATAGAGCTGGACGATCCCGGCTTCCACCACAGCGTGCTGGGCGACTTCCGCGAGCGCCTGGCCCAGGACGACCGAGCCGACCGGCTCCTGGACCTGGCGCTCGCCCGCCTGAAGGAGGCCGGCCTCGTGGGCGAGCGCACCACGCAGCGCACCGACTCCACCCACGTCCTGGCCGCGGTGCGTGACCTGACCCGACTCGAGCTCGTCACCGAGGCGGTCCGAGCCGCGCTCGAAGAAGTGGCCCGCACGGCCGGGCACCTACTGGTCGGCCTGGTCGACGAGGACTGGGGGCGTCGGTACGGCCGCCCGGTGCGTCTGGGCAAGAACCCCACCCGGCCCAAGACCCGGATCCTGGCCGCCGGCGACGATGCCTGTCGGCTGCTGGAGGTCCTCCAGCGCAGCGGGGCCGCCTACGGTTCCGGGCCGCAGGCCGAGGCCCTGCGGCAGATCGTGGTGCAGAACTACTACCGCGACGCGGCGGGCAGGCTGTGCTGGCGCACCGCCGAGGACGGCGGGCTGCCGCCCTCCTCCTCGGCGGTCGTCTCCCCCTACGACGTCACGGCGCGCTACGTGCGGCACGGGCACATCATCCGCTGGAAGGGCTTCGCCGCCCACCTGACCGAGACGTGCGCCTCCGACAGCGTCAACCTGATCACGGACGTGGCCACCACCTCGGCCGCCACCAACGACGGGCAGGCCCTGCCGGGCATCCACACCCGTTTGGCGCGTCGCGGACTGCTGCCCGCCGAGCACCTGGTCGACGGCGGCTACACCTCCCTGGTCCACCTGGAACGAGCCGCCCGCGAACACGAGATCACCGTCACCGGGCCACTGCCGGGCAACCCCACCCGCCAGCACCGCAGGAGCGAGGGCTTCGACCGCGACGACTTCCACATCGACTTCGGCCGCCGACAAGTGACCTGCCCCCGGGGCCAGGTCAGCGCGGGCTGGCACGGCCCCTACCCGACCTCCTCACCCACCGCGGCACCCCTGATCGTGGCGCGATTCACCAAGGGCCAGTGCCAGCCGTGCCCGGATCGGCCTCGGTGCACCAGCTCCAGCGACGCCCGCAACGTGGGCTTTCCCCCACAGGAACTCCGTGACCTGCAAGTCCGCGTCCGCGCCGAGCAGCAGACACCTGAATGGAAGGCCCGATACGCGGTCCGCTCCGGGGTGGAAGGCACCATCAACGAGTTCGCCCACGGCCACGGCATGCGCCGCTGCCGCTACCGAGGACAGCCGAAAGCCCACCTGCAACACGTCCTCACAGCCATCGCCGTGAACATCGAACGACTCAGCAGCCAACCAGAGACCGAGAAACCCTCATCATCGAGACCGCCCACCACCTTCCAGACCTTCCTGGACCAGCAGTCGATTCCCCGATCCAAGTCCTGGCGCACCCTCGGCACCTGA